One Thermoflexus hugenholtzii JAD2 DNA window includes the following coding sequences:
- a CDS encoding DUF2142 domain-containing protein, with amino-acid sequence MERSPLIPRLRLAGLLALYLALALWHSVVNPLFESSDERFHIGVVVHLVRTGSLPVQVPGRETLWQQEGSQPPLYYMLLAALTRGLGLPLDDFEILYHPNPHAAPGDASRVANRNLALHGPMESFPWRGATLTLHLWRAVSVLLSALTVFATVQAIAILFPGHPSLALGAGLLIALNPMFLFISGSINNDNLVNAMVALTLWLLALRLRGGFAVWRVVGLGLALGAAALAKLSGLVLWPLTAVFLLGIATRERRWARGLWEIAGAFGIALSLCAWWFIRNMILYRDPTGLSVMLDIAGRRSATWADLAGEFEGFRYSFWGVFGGMNVLMPAWAYEALDLGTALAILGLALRVGCAAREARRARRWEEPWAIGLWLLAYGILLFGAFLRWTSQTMASQGRLMFPAIGPIALALWAGWEEIAVRIGRGHRWWIPLPAAFLGSLALWAPLLWIAPAYRPPDFPIPRVPPQPLEAAFGDVFRVWGYDLRPAELRPGGTLELTLYLETLQAPTRDWSLFVHLVDDLDIILTQEDRYPRQGLVRATALRPGERWAELVRLRVPDAVVAPARLSFVVGFYDRRTWERLPARGPNGVPLGDHVRFGDLVLRPRPGEYPNPVSYRFGGRIELVGFEIAPRRVRPGESLRLVLYWQALGPVEQDYTVFTHILEPPQTLWGQEDRPPDPPTSRWQVGVVYRESYTLRVKPETPPGFYEIEVGLYRPETGERLRLPDGRDFVLLSRIRVEP; translated from the coding sequence GTGGAGCGGTCCCCGCTCATCCCGCGCCTCCGGCTTGCAGGGCTGCTGGCCCTTTACCTGGCGCTGGCCCTCTGGCATAGCGTCGTCAATCCGCTCTTTGAGTCCTCGGACGAGAGATTCCATATCGGCGTTGTGGTCCACCTGGTGCGGACCGGGAGCCTCCCGGTCCAGGTCCCGGGCCGGGAGACCCTCTGGCAGCAGGAGGGGAGCCAGCCGCCGCTCTACTATATGTTGCTGGCGGCCCTCACCCGCGGCCTGGGCCTCCCCCTCGATGATTTTGAGATCCTTTACCATCCGAACCCCCATGCGGCACCCGGCGATGCTTCCCGGGTCGCCAATCGCAACCTGGCTCTCCACGGCCCGATGGAATCCTTCCCCTGGCGGGGAGCAACCCTCACCCTCCACCTCTGGCGTGCGGTTTCTGTCCTGCTAAGCGCCTTGACCGTCTTCGCCACCGTGCAGGCGATCGCCATTCTCTTTCCGGGGCATCCCTCCCTCGCCCTGGGGGCCGGCCTCCTGATCGCCCTCAACCCGATGTTTCTGTTCATCAGCGGCTCGATCAACAACGACAATCTGGTCAACGCGATGGTCGCCCTGACGTTGTGGCTCCTGGCCCTCCGCCTCCGCGGCGGCTTCGCCGTGTGGCGCGTCGTGGGGCTTGGGCTCGCCCTGGGGGCAGCGGCCCTGGCCAAGCTCAGCGGTCTCGTCCTCTGGCCGCTCACGGCGGTTTTCCTGCTGGGCATCGCCACGCGGGAGCGCCGGTGGGCCCGGGGGCTGTGGGAGATCGCTGGGGCGTTCGGCATTGCCCTCTCCCTCTGCGCATGGTGGTTCATACGTAACATGATCCTCTATCGCGATCCCACCGGCCTCTCGGTGATGCTGGACATCGCCGGGCGGCGGTCGGCCACATGGGCGGATCTGGCGGGGGAGTTTGAGGGTTTCCGCTACTCGTTCTGGGGGGTCTTCGGCGGGATGAATGTGCTGATGCCCGCCTGGGCCTACGAGGCCCTCGACTTAGGGACAGCCCTGGCGATCCTTGGTCTGGCCCTCCGGGTCGGGTGCGCGGCCCGGGAGGCGCGCCGCGCGCGTCGCTGGGAGGAGCCGTGGGCTATCGGGTTGTGGCTGCTGGCTTATGGGATCCTGTTGTTCGGGGCCTTCCTGCGCTGGACCTCCCAGACGATGGCCTCGCAGGGACGGTTGATGTTCCCCGCCATCGGACCCATCGCCTTGGCCCTCTGGGCGGGCTGGGAGGAGATCGCGGTGAGGATCGGCCGTGGCCACCGATGGTGGATCCCCCTCCCCGCGGCCTTCCTGGGATCCCTGGCGCTGTGGGCGCCCCTCCTGTGGATCGCCCCCGCCTATCGTCCCCCGGATTTCCCGATCCCGCGGGTTCCTCCGCAACCCCTGGAGGCCGCGTTCGGGGATGTTTTCCGTGTGTGGGGATATGATCTTCGCCCTGCTGAGCTGAGGCCCGGCGGAACGTTGGAGCTCACCCTTTATCTGGAAACGCTGCAAGCTCCGACTCGCGATTGGAGCCTCTTCGTCCATCTCGTGGATGATCTGGACATCATCCTGACGCAGGAGGATCGCTATCCCCGTCAGGGGCTGGTGCGGGCAACGGCCTTGCGGCCGGGGGAGCGCTGGGCGGAGCTGGTGCGCCTGAGGGTGCCGGATGCCGTCGTCGCCCCCGCCCGGCTTTCGTTCGTAGTGGGCTTTTATGACCGACGCACGTGGGAGCGTCTGCCCGCCCGGGGCCCCAACGGCGTCCCATTGGGGGATCATGTTCGGTTTGGAGACTTGGTCCTCCGGCCTCGGCCCGGGGAGTATCCGAATCCGGTCTCCTATCGGTTCGGCGGGCGGATCGAGCTGGTGGGATTCGAGATCGCCCCCCGGCGGGTGCGGCCCGGAGAGTCTCTGCGGCTTGTTCTCTACTGGCAGGCCCTTGGCCCCGTGGAGCAGGACTACACGGTCTTCACCCACATTCTGGAGCCTCCACAAACCCTCTGGGGACAGGAGGACCGCCCGCCGGATCCGCCGACCTCCCGATGGCAGGTAGGGGTCGTGTATCGGGAATCTTACACCCTGCGGGTGAAGCCCGAGACGCCTCCGGGTTTCTATGAGATCGAGGTTGGCCTCTACCGCCCCGAGACCGGCGAGCGACTGCGCCTCCCTGACGGCCGTGACTTCGTGCTCCTCAGCCGCATCCGAGTGGAGCCTTGA
- a CDS encoding DnaJ C-terminal domain-containing protein, translated as MEFKDYYAILGVSPDASEEEIKRAYRKLARQYHPDVNPGDKAAEEKFKEINEAYEVLSDPEKRRKYDELRRQYEAWRRAGYDPGQFDWSPWVQPGGVRVEVGDLEDLFSDFFEMLFGGMPRRTRGWTATRRRGRDVEQPLTLTLEEAFRGTTRIVRTQDGRRLEVRIPPGVRTGSRVRVPGAGEPGYGGPPGDLYLVIEVAPHPLFERRDQDLYAPLSVDLYTAVLGGEVPFRHLDGRTLMVRIPPETQNGALIRLRGEGMPSPNRPGERGDLYLRVTVEIPRNLTPRERELFAELARMRQGR; from the coding sequence ATGGAGTTCAAGGACTACTATGCCATCCTCGGCGTAAGCCCGGATGCCAGTGAGGAGGAGATCAAGCGGGCCTACCGCAAGCTGGCCCGCCAATACCACCCCGATGTGAACCCGGGGGATAAGGCGGCGGAGGAGAAATTCAAGGAGATCAACGAGGCCTACGAGGTGCTCTCGGACCCCGAGAAGCGGCGCAAATACGATGAGCTCCGCCGCCAGTATGAGGCCTGGCGCCGGGCCGGCTACGATCCCGGCCAGTTCGATTGGTCCCCCTGGGTCCAGCCCGGCGGGGTGCGGGTGGAGGTCGGGGACCTGGAGGATCTTTTCTCCGACTTCTTCGAAATGCTGTTCGGCGGGATGCCCCGGCGGACCCGGGGATGGACGGCCACGCGGCGCCGGGGGCGGGATGTGGAGCAGCCCCTCACCCTCACCCTGGAGGAGGCCTTCCGGGGGACCACCCGCATCGTCCGGACGCAGGACGGGCGGCGGCTGGAGGTTCGCATCCCGCCCGGGGTGCGCACCGGATCTCGGGTGCGGGTCCCGGGGGCCGGGGAGCCCGGCTACGGCGGCCCACCGGGGGATCTCTACTTAGTGATCGAGGTCGCCCCCCATCCCCTGTTTGAGCGCCGGGATCAGGACCTTTACGCCCCGCTGTCGGTGGATCTCTACACGGCAGTCTTAGGCGGCGAGGTCCCCTTCCGCCACCTGGACGGACGGACCCTGATGGTGCGGATCCCGCCGGAGACCCAGAACGGGGCGCTGATCCGCCTGCGTGGGGAGGGCATGCCTTCCCCGAACCGGCCGGGGGAGCGGGGCGATCTGTATCTCCGCGTCACGGTGGAGATCCCACGGAACCTGACCCCCCGGGAGCGGGAGCTCTTCGCCGAGCTGGCCCGCATGCGCCAGGGGCGTTGA
- a CDS encoding S1C family serine protease, producing the protein MRWKNGFWLWLGLGVLLSGCRSLPLRELIFVTPTPRPGGAVARPAGPTPTLPPLPAGLDEEEQRLIAIYQKVLPSVVNIDVEGVEISAFGSGSGFVYDTQGHIVTNNHVVEQAEEIWVTFYDGTVARARVVGRDVYSDLAVIRVDVPPELLRPAELGDSETLRVGQKVVAIGNPFGLRGTMTLGIISALGRALETPTRFQIPDVIQTDAAINPGNSGGPLVDLEGRVIGVNSAIRTDSSAMGIPANIGIGFAIPVNAVKRVVPQLIREGRARYPYLGISATAGISLAELRARGYDVPDVRGVLIQEVQPDGPAARAGLRGGTREVQVRRASVRLGGDIITAIDGHPVASFDELVSYLVNRTEVGQTVTLTILRDGQEQQVQVTLGERPSP; encoded by the coding sequence ATGCGCTGGAAGAACGGCTTCTGGCTGTGGCTGGGCCTCGGCGTGTTGCTCAGCGGGTGTCGCTCGCTCCCGTTGCGGGAGCTGATTTTCGTCACCCCCACCCCGCGCCCTGGAGGCGCGGTGGCGCGGCCGGCCGGGCCGACGCCGACGCTCCCCCCGTTGCCCGCTGGCCTCGATGAGGAGGAGCAGCGCCTGATCGCCATCTACCAGAAGGTCCTCCCCTCCGTCGTCAACATTGACGTAGAGGGTGTGGAGATCTCTGCGTTCGGGAGCGGGTCCGGCTTCGTTTACGACACCCAGGGCCACATCGTCACCAACAACCACGTGGTGGAGCAGGCTGAGGAGATCTGGGTGACGTTCTACGACGGCACGGTGGCCCGGGCGCGGGTGGTGGGCCGCGACGTCTACAGCGACCTGGCTGTGATCCGGGTGGACGTGCCGCCGGAGTTGCTCCGGCCGGCGGAGCTGGGGGATTCGGAGACGCTGCGGGTGGGTCAGAAGGTGGTGGCCATCGGCAACCCCTTCGGCTTGCGGGGGACGATGACCCTGGGGATCATCAGCGCCCTCGGTCGGGCCCTGGAGACGCCCACCCGCTTCCAGATCCCGGACGTGATCCAGACCGACGCGGCCATCAACCCGGGCAACTCCGGCGGGCCCCTGGTGGATCTGGAAGGGCGAGTGATCGGCGTGAACTCGGCCATCCGCACGGATTCCAGTGCGATGGGGATACCGGCCAACATCGGCATCGGGTTCGCCATCCCGGTGAACGCCGTCAAGCGGGTGGTGCCCCAGCTGATCCGCGAGGGGCGGGCCCGTTACCCGTATCTGGGGATCAGCGCCACCGCCGGCATCTCCCTGGCCGAACTGCGGGCGCGCGGGTATGACGTCCCGGACGTCCGCGGCGTTCTGATCCAGGAGGTCCAGCCCGACGGCCCGGCGGCTCGGGCGGGCCTGCGGGGCGGCACCCGCGAGGTGCAGGTCCGCAGGGCCTCCGTCCGGCTCGGAGGTGACATCATCACGGCCATCGATGGGCATCCCGTCGCCTCCTTCGACGAGCTGGTCTCCTATCTCGTCAACCGCACAGAGGTCGGCCAGACGGTCACCCTGACCATCCTGCGCGATGGTCAGGAACAGCAGGTCCAGGTCACCCTGGGGGAGCGCCCGTCCCCGTGA
- a CDS encoding 2-oxoacid:acceptor oxidoreductase family protein, whose protein sequence is MQVEIVIAGFGGQGILFAGQVLAYAAMDAGKEVTWFPSYGPEMRGGTAHCTVIISDEEIGSPLVQHPRAAIVMNRPSLDKYEPLVRPGGLLVVNASMAGRAVERTDLEVVALPASEMAEALGDRRLANMVLVGALLARLPVLTLDQVEQALREHMPGRHRHLIEQNIRALREGARAAQEALAVLPR, encoded by the coding sequence ATGCAGGTCGAGATCGTCATCGCCGGGTTCGGCGGCCAGGGTATCCTGTTCGCCGGGCAGGTGCTGGCTTACGCGGCCATGGACGCCGGCAAGGAGGTGACCTGGTTCCCCTCCTACGGGCCGGAGATGCGCGGGGGGACCGCCCACTGCACGGTGATCATCTCCGACGAGGAGATCGGATCGCCCCTGGTGCAGCATCCCCGCGCCGCCATCGTGATGAACCGACCCTCCCTGGACAAATACGAGCCGCTGGTCCGGCCGGGAGGGCTCCTGGTGGTGAACGCCTCCATGGCCGGGCGGGCGGTGGAGCGGACGGATCTGGAGGTGGTGGCGCTCCCGGCCAGCGAGATGGCGGAGGCCCTGGGGGATCGGCGGCTGGCCAACATGGTGCTGGTGGGGGCTCTGCTCGCCCGGCTCCCGGTGCTGACGCTGGACCAGGTGGAGCAGGCGTTGCGGGAGCATATGCCGGGCCGCCATCGGCATCTCATCGAGCAGAACATCCGGGCCCTGCGGGAAGGGGCCCGCGCCGCTCAGGAAGCCCTCGCCGTCCTCCCGCGTTAA
- a CDS encoding S1C family serine protease, whose protein sequence is MRTARWLPVVGAILVIGVCAAATAGAVFWVRATVSPRSGPAAPASPPPRAATPTPLPPGVLSEARALEAAFIAVYERVSPSVVHITTRATAFDLFRGPIYQEGTGSGFVWDEEGHIVTNNHVVEGAEQIEVIFADGTTVPAALVGADAYNDLAVLRVQVPPEKLVPVTLGDSASLRVGQWVIAIGNPFGLDRTMTVGVISALGRTLELSDRPLGEVIQTDAAINPGNSGGPLVDLEGRVIGINTAIRSPSGGSVGIGFAVPVNTIKRVVPELIARGRYPHPWLGASFFEVTPAFAQAFNLPADYGLLTVRVVPGGPADRAGLRGATQRVRTRLGDVFLGGDLVTAIDGRPLRRVDDLVIYLENYKRVGETVTLSVLRDGQPLTLTVTLGERPAE, encoded by the coding sequence ATGCGCACCGCGCGCTGGCTGCCGGTGGTGGGAGCGATTCTGGTGATCGGGGTTTGTGCGGCGGCGACCGCCGGGGCGGTCTTCTGGGTGCGGGCGACGGTGAGCCCGAGGAGCGGCCCTGCCGCTCCGGCTTCCCCTCCGCCTCGGGCGGCGACCCCCACGCCGCTCCCGCCCGGCGTCCTCTCCGAGGCCCGGGCGCTGGAGGCGGCCTTCATCGCCGTTTACGAGCGGGTCAGCCCCTCGGTGGTGCACATCACCACCCGGGCTACGGCCTTCGATCTGTTCCGGGGGCCGATCTATCAGGAGGGCACCGGTTCGGGGTTCGTGTGGGATGAGGAGGGGCACATCGTGACGAACAACCACGTGGTGGAGGGGGCGGAGCAGATCGAGGTGATCTTCGCCGACGGCACCACCGTCCCGGCCGCTCTGGTGGGCGCCGACGCCTACAACGACCTGGCCGTCTTACGGGTTCAGGTGCCGCCGGAGAAGCTGGTCCCGGTGACCCTGGGGGATTCCGCCTCCCTGCGGGTGGGGCAGTGGGTGATTGCCATCGGCAACCCCTTCGGGCTGGATCGCACGATGACCGTGGGGGTGATCAGCGCCCTGGGGCGCACCCTGGAGCTCTCGGATCGTCCCCTGGGCGAGGTGATCCAGACCGACGCGGCCATCAACCCGGGCAACTCCGGCGGCCCCCTGGTGGACCTGGAGGGGCGGGTGATCGGGATCAACACGGCCATTCGCTCCCCCAGCGGGGGATCCGTCGGCATTGGCTTCGCCGTCCCTGTGAACACCATCAAGCGGGTGGTCCCCGAGCTGATCGCCCGGGGCCGTTACCCGCACCCCTGGCTGGGGGCCTCGTTCTTCGAGGTAACGCCAGCCTTCGCCCAGGCGTTCAACCTCCCGGCCGATTACGGCCTGCTCACCGTCCGGGTGGTGCCGGGCGGGCCGGCGGACCGGGCGGGGTTGCGGGGGGCGACCCAGCGGGTGCGCACCCGCCTGGGGGATGTGTTCCTGGGCGGGGATCTGGTCACGGCCATCGACGGCCGGCCGCTGCGGAGGGTGGACGATTTGGTGATCTACCTGGAGAACTATAAGCGGGTGGGGGAGACGGTGACCCTCTCCGTCCTGCGGGACGGACAGCCCCTGACCCTCACCGTAACCCTGGGGGAGCGCCCCGCGGAATGA
- a CDS encoding thiamine pyrophosphate-dependent enzyme produces the protein MVATIPLERTYEKVYERPRVLLEVHTHYCPGCTHGVAHRLIAEVLEEMGLREITIGVASVGCSVFAYNYFDVDFVEAPHGRAPAMATGIKRMLPDRIVFTYQGDGDLASIGMGEIIHTAARGENITVIFINNANYGMTGGQMAPTTVPGQRTTTTPQGRDVRRSGYPIRMAELLAGLEGPSYVVRRSLHDPKNIRLAKKAIRLAFEAQRRGLGFSFVELLSTCPTNWGLSPIEAMHWVEEMMIPVFPLGDFKVAPELKALRV, from the coding sequence ATGGTGGCGACGATCCCGCTGGAGCGGACTTACGAGAAAGTCTACGAGCGGCCGCGCGTCCTCCTCGAGGTGCACACGCATTACTGCCCGGGGTGCACCCACGGCGTGGCCCATCGCCTGATCGCCGAGGTCCTGGAGGAGATGGGCCTGCGGGAGATCACCATCGGGGTGGCTTCCGTGGGCTGCTCCGTCTTCGCCTACAACTACTTCGATGTGGATTTCGTGGAAGCCCCCCACGGCCGGGCGCCGGCGATGGCCACCGGCATCAAACGGATGCTGCCGGACCGCATCGTCTTCACCTACCAGGGGGATGGGGACCTGGCCTCCATCGGGATGGGGGAGATCATCCACACGGCGGCCCGCGGGGAGAACATCACCGTCATCTTCATCAACAACGCCAACTACGGGATGACCGGCGGGCAGATGGCGCCGACCACCGTCCCCGGCCAGCGGACGACCACCACGCCCCAGGGTCGGGACGTGCGCCGCTCGGGCTATCCCATCCGCATGGCGGAGCTGCTGGCCGGCCTGGAGGGGCCCAGCTATGTGGTGCGTCGCAGCCTCCACGATCCGAAGAACATCCGCCTGGCGAAGAAGGCGATCCGGCTGGCCTTCGAAGCCCAGCGGCGCGGCCTCGGCTTCTCCTTCGTGGAGCTGCTCTCCACCTGCCCGACCAACTGGGGGCTCTCGCCCATCGAGGCGATGCACTGGGTGGAGGAGATGATGATCCCGGTCTTCCCCCTGGGGGATTTCAAGGTGGCCCCTGAGCTGAAGGCCCTGCGAGTCTGA
- a CDS encoding secondary thiamine-phosphate synthase enzyme YjbQ, whose product MKEETRRYENGPYRSLTRYLWFQTRERRAILRLTDLVRRAVRESGVREGFALVSAMHITAAVYVNDHEEGIMQDMMELLDRLAPFRPDYRHHRTGEDNADAHLKSLLLHHEVIIPVTDGDLDLGPWQEIFYAEFDGQRRKRVLVKVVGVA is encoded by the coding sequence GTGAAGGAAGAGACGCGCCGCTACGAGAACGGGCCGTATCGGTCCCTGACCCGTTATCTCTGGTTCCAAACGCGGGAGCGGCGGGCCATCCTCCGCCTGACCGACCTCGTCCGCCGGGCCGTGCGGGAAAGTGGGGTTCGGGAGGGCTTCGCTCTGGTGAGCGCCATGCACATCACCGCCGCCGTGTATGTCAACGATCACGAAGAGGGCATCATGCAGGACATGATGGAGCTCCTGGACCGCCTGGCTCCCTTCCGGCCCGACTACCGGCATCACCGCACCGGCGAGGATAACGCCGACGCCCATCTCAAGAGCCTGCTCCTGCATCACGAGGTGATCATCCCGGTCACCGATGGGGACCTGGACCTGGGGCCTTGGCAGGAGATCTTCTACGCGGAGTTCGACGGCCAGCGCCGCAAACGGGTCCTGGTGAAGGTGGTGGGGGTGGCTTGA
- a CDS encoding 4Fe-4S dicluster domain-containing protein has product MAVKGWIQVDERFCKGCELCVHFCPQQVLGLASDRLTLKGYHPAQLLDPERCTGCEVCAVVCPEGAITVYRQVRPRVPEAVA; this is encoded by the coding sequence ATGGCGGTCAAAGGCTGGATCCAGGTGGACGAGCGGTTCTGCAAGGGCTGTGAGCTGTGCGTGCATTTCTGCCCGCAGCAGGTCCTGGGGCTGGCATCGGATCGTCTGACCCTCAAGGGCTATCACCCGGCGCAGCTCCTCGATCCGGAGCGGTGCACCGGGTGTGAGGTGTGCGCGGTGGTGTGCCCGGAGGGGGCGATCACGGTTTACCGTCAGGTTCGCCCGCGGGTGCCCGAGGCGGTGGCGTGA
- a CDS encoding 3-methyl-2-oxobutanoate dehydrogenase subunit VorB: MARELLKGNEAMAEAAIRAGVEAYFGYPITPQTELLEYMARRMPELGRVFVQAESEIAAINMVYGAACTGARVMTSSSGPGISLMMEGLSYIAGTEVPCVIIDVMRGGPGLGNIAPSQGDYNQIVRGGGHGDYRVITLAPATVQEAIDLTVLAFDLAERYRTIAVVLTDGSIGQMMEPAELPPMREPPRTRPEWAVTGAQGRPRRVLTSIYLDPYEEEKTNRRLLERWRQIQAREVRYREYYLDDAEQVVVSFGIAGRVALSAVRAARAEGIRVGLLRPLTLSPFPYAAIEALSRQVEAFLVVEMNAGQMLDDVMLAVARRVPVAFYGRMGGVVPFPEEILEEIRRLVREPPPPEADPREAWFRRMGMWGAGNGSGPSGMREAANP; this comes from the coding sequence ATGGCGCGGGAGCTGCTGAAGGGCAACGAGGCGATGGCGGAGGCGGCCATCCGGGCCGGCGTCGAGGCGTATTTCGGGTATCCCATCACCCCACAGACCGAGCTGCTGGAGTATATGGCCCGGCGCATGCCGGAGCTGGGGCGGGTGTTCGTGCAGGCGGAGAGCGAGATCGCGGCCATCAACATGGTCTACGGCGCGGCCTGCACCGGCGCCCGGGTGATGACCTCCTCCTCCGGTCCGGGCATCAGCTTGATGATGGAGGGCCTTTCCTACATCGCGGGCACGGAGGTGCCCTGTGTGATCATCGACGTGATGCGCGGCGGCCCCGGCCTGGGGAACATCGCGCCCTCCCAGGGGGATTACAACCAGATTGTCCGCGGCGGCGGCCACGGGGATTACCGGGTGATCACTCTGGCCCCGGCGACGGTGCAGGAGGCCATCGACCTCACGGTCCTGGCCTTCGATTTGGCCGAGCGCTACCGCACCATCGCCGTGGTGCTGACGGATGGGAGCATCGGCCAGATGATGGAGCCCGCCGAGCTGCCGCCGATGCGCGAGCCCCCACGGACCCGCCCGGAGTGGGCGGTGACCGGCGCTCAGGGCCGCCCCCGGCGTGTCCTGACTTCCATTTACCTCGACCCCTATGAGGAGGAGAAGACCAACCGGCGTCTGCTGGAGCGCTGGCGGCAGATCCAGGCCCGGGAGGTGCGCTATCGGGAATATTACCTGGACGACGCCGAGCAGGTGGTGGTGAGCTTCGGCATCGCGGGGCGGGTGGCCCTCTCGGCGGTGCGGGCCGCCCGAGCCGAGGGCATCCGGGTGGGGCTGCTCCGTCCGCTGACCCTCAGCCCCTTCCCCTATGCGGCCATCGAGGCCCTGAGCCGTCAGGTGGAGGCCTTCTTGGTGGTGGAGATGAACGCCGGCCAGATGCTGGACGACGTCATGCTGGCGGTGGCCCGGCGCGTCCCGGTGGCCTTCTACGGGCGGATGGGCGGCGTGGTGCCGTTCCCCGAGGAGATCCTGGAGGAGATCCGCCGCCTGGTCCGGGAGCCGCCGCCCCCTGAGGCCGATCCCCGTGAGGCCTGGTTCCGCCGCATGGGGATGTGGGGGGCGGGCAACGGAAGCGGCCCATCCGGCATGCGGGAAGCGGCGAACCCCTGA
- a CDS encoding MerR family transcriptional regulator, with protein sequence MEVRAYAVEVVDEDEPRYRIGAVAAMVQLHPQTIRYYESIGLITPRRPRGRTRLYSERDVARLRRIVELTRLGVNLAGVEIILRLQEQIEALQAEVERLRAMLAASVPRDPEEHPGP encoded by the coding sequence ATGGAGGTCCGGGCCTACGCGGTGGAGGTGGTCGACGAGGATGAGCCGCGCTACCGGATCGGAGCGGTGGCGGCGATGGTGCAGCTGCATCCGCAGACCATCCGGTATTACGAGTCCATCGGGCTGATCACCCCGCGCCGGCCCCGCGGCCGGACCCGCCTGTATTCCGAGCGGGATGTGGCCCGGCTGCGCCGCATCGTGGAGCTGACCCGTCTGGGGGTGAACCTGGCCGGGGTGGAGATCATCCTGCGCTTGCAGGAGCAGATCGAGGCCCTGCAGGCGGAGGTGGAGCGGCTCCGCGCCATGCTCGCCGCCTCCGTTCCACGGGATCCAGAAGAGCATCCGGGACCCTGA